The window AGATAACATTGGTAAAAAGCATTGGGGTGGTGATTAGCCATGATTAAAGTTGGCATGTTAGCTTGAAACAATAGCATGACACATGCTAGCTATTCATCTTAGCAGCTAGGAAAACACtgattaaaatgactttttgaaTTAGCTTTTTGTCCCCCTTTTATTGCATGAAGAATTGTCCCATGTGGTAGTTTTCTTCCAAGAAGGAAGAGGAACTAATCAAGTACatgtaatattaatatcatCACTGTTGCTAGTTACTAGATTCAAAAGAATAAGCCATATTGCAACTGACCCTTGTTTCTTACATTACTAACATTTACTTGTGTGAATAAAGAGCGCTGTTACGATTATCAGGTGAAAACACATTGTTTGGCACGACACCAAAAATGGATAAATGGAAAGCTTGTGATTTCAGATGCTGTTCTGCTGTAGCGTATGTTATACGTTGTGAGTCAAGCAGCACTTATGTACCATCCACTTTTGAAAGAATGTGACCCGTCCCAATGAGCCAACATTTGTCGTAATGGGCAAacaagagagcaaaaaaaaaaaaacgaaagggATAAAAGTGACATTTACCGATGATTCGGATCTATCGTTATGCAGCTTGGCTTCGACAACTGCTTCGAAATTATCCTCTCGTTTTTGCCAGTAATATCAATCCTGTAGATTGTTCCCTTTTCCCGATTTGTCCAGTAGAGTGcattgtgagtccagtccacGGCCAAACCTGAGATACCTTTCTCTGATGACAGAAGCTTCTAGAAATTTTGACAGAAGAGAATATCTCTGTCAAACCTGCCAAACCTTACCAATTTTTATCTGAAAACAGCTCCAAGATTTATGAATGGAATGCTACATTGCAATTTTCATGTGAAGGAAGCAAACAGCACCTGTCTCTGGGTTCCGTTCATGGACACTTTGCTTATGAGGCCCGTGTGGCCCTCAGCCCAGTAGATGCTTCCATCCTTGAAGTGAAAGTCCAGCAGTATTGAGGTTCCTGTTCCAGTCACAACTCTTCTTGGGTTTTTCCCATCCATGTCCATCCGGAATATTGCATTACCATATCCAACGATAAAAAATGGGTCTGGAGCTTAAGAAAATTAAATACGTTTAGAAAATGTTCACACTCTGTATAAAAAGTTCTGCACTGACTAACAACCTTTGTCATACAACCTTTGAACACATGACCCCgcataatgaataaaaatgtaaaaccgAAAAAGAACATTAGGTTTGGCAAAGCAAAAGAGGATGTGCAGCATTGTGTCTTCGTAATACTCTGACACTTTCACACACTGAAATCCACAATGCCCtttggctgctttgttcatgGTTGTAAAGTGCCCAAGCTGGTAAATTAATGATGTTCTAGCTGCTCCATTTATCCCATTACCAAGACCTTGGAGATCAATTTTAGGGTATCTTAGCAACATCAGCAATAATGAAAGCCCTTCTGGTACGGACAAAGAATGGTCTGTGTGAGAATGCAGCATGATTTTGAAATGTTGCTGGGATATGTGACGAGAGGGCTGAAGAAATGCTGCGAGGGAACCTAACTGAAAACAAATGAccaaaatgattataaaaagaGTGATAATCACAGCTTGGTTTTATAGGTTGAGCCAGAAGGATCCATGTCATGGGCTGAAACAGAACAATAACCAAGTAGCATAATAGGTAACTCACTGACTGATTCATTCCTCTCGGGTTCATAACCAGTGAAACCAAATCAAATGATGTGCAGGGCAATGAATCACCTGAGCGTCTATCACTAATAAGTAAATTAAGAAGAATGATATAAATTGCCTTTCCTTGGTTCTTGCGGTGAAATCTAATATGACTGAATCCAACTTGGACGCTAAAACAGGGCCGCTCTGTTCTCTGTGCCATGGGTACAGCTGGCCTTCaagatatcacacacacactctcacaacaGCATGGTGTCCAATGCAACACTTCCGAGAGAGTGattaaaaattctaaataaagGGATTCATGAGCATGCACATGTAATACTGAAACAAACGTCTTTCTAAAAGCGAGCTACACACCATGTGTTATTAAAGCATCTGAGGGCATTGacaatttgtattaatttaacTGAAGGATGTAAATTAAATGCACCTAGCTGCAGCGTCCAGTGCAAAATTCTAGAATGCATGTTTTTGCCATACAGCATTGCATTGTAATATATCCATTCAATATATACATGCAATAAATCTAAATTTATACTGAACTAAATCTAAGCGAATATAATAAGTAAATATACTGGATTTCCTGAAGTAATGTGTGTGCAAATCATTATGCATGAAATATATGTGTTTGCATTTAGTATTTGGGGACCATATGAACAGTGTCACTGTCACTCCTGTGTCCcctaaatacacatacacaaacacacacctgcccaGAGGGATAATGAGAaagaatgtgtttttgtgggCTTTCACTGCAACTGATAATGGAACAGACCTCCTGAAAACCTGACATGCTCACAAATGAGCCAATGGTAATCCCAAAAGGCCTTCTCTACCCTGGTCTAAATATGTCTACTCACCCACGCAGCTCCAGTTGCCTGTTGCCCACAGGTGTCCACCCCAGCATGACTTCTGTTGGGCCGGGCCTCCCTGTGCCCCCGCAAAACATGCCAGCAGTGCCACTGCAAACGTCCCCAAGATCATAATCCTGCCCTCCGTCTGGCTCCCTACAGGCAGTGCTCATGCATCCCTGCTCCTCTGCCACCGCGTTTGCCTGCAGATGGCCCTCATCGTCCCCGAGGCCCTGTAGACCGAGACAGAGCTCAAGTCGTCCCGGCACAGTTTACATCCCAGAGGGGGTGAGAGTAGACGAGTCCTCTTCAGTCAGAGCAGGTGAAAAGTGAGCAAGGCAGCCTAGACCTGTTCAAAGTCCtggaatgcacacacacacccacacacacacagtctgagcAGGGCTTTCTCTGGTCCCTTAGTTGTTTTGGAAGCAAAGTATGAAATTCCTGACACTCCCCTGGTAAATTTAACACATCCCAGTGTGTGGGCTAGCCCAGGCCCAACAAGAGTTTTCCTAGCGGTGCAATCACGGAGCCACAGACGCAGAATGCTGAAAATGCAGTCTGGGAGACAGGAGCACTTGCTGCAgctgcacacgcacacacatacacacacagaatcacaGGAGCCACCCTGTACCTACCCACGCCCCTCCAGCTCCACTACATTCGTGGTTTCTGAGGGAGGAGTCGTCAGACTGGACCTGTGCCTTTTCTGTGCTCCCACATTGGTGACCGGCCTACTGAAAATTTTGCCTTGACTTCAGTTGTCTTCACTTGCATCTGCTCGTCTAACATTAGAGTCCGAATCGAAACGGCTACCAGAGAGACACAGTGTGTCTGACGGGCTTGAGCGCAGAGCGTTGCAGAAGTCATCTCACGTCTGTGCCTTCTTTGTCCGGTCAACTGTTTAGAAAAGACTATTCATGCCGTCTCTGTGACTACGGCATTGTTACCGTCTGCCCTGCTGGCTCATTAGGGAGCAACTGGAGCAGGTTTATGAGGACCAGAACGTTATCTTTGTCTCCGTCCGTGAGGCAGGAACTTTACCACaatacttttattttctgaCCACGTCAACTTTGGAGCACGCAGACTCGACTCTAATGACGTCATGTGCAGATGAATATGACTGAGCTGCCTGCTGGTCACACAAAAATGCTTACAAATACTGCACAGGAACGTggagatagatagacagatagatggatagatagatagtgggtaacacactcgcctatgaaccagaagacccaggttcaaatcccgcttactaccattgtgtccctgagcaagacacttaaccctaaaattgctccaggggggactgtccctgtaactactgattgtaagtcgctctggataagggcatctgataaatgccttaaatgtaaatgtgacagatagatatagatagtgTCCACATAAGTGCAgctgtatttgtgttttatgtgtgtgtgtgtgtgtgtgtgtgtgtgtgttcatgggaATGTTCTCACTTCCTGCGATTATCACCAGAATGCTGTGACATCAATTATATGGAAACGATATCTCTTTCCCAGAGCCGAGCCATATGCACCTGGCACAAAAACACACCTGCTACCATAGCCTGTTCACCTCTGTGTTGTGAGCAGAGCCAAGATGGTTTCAACAACTGGCACGCTCTCAGTTGCTATTCATGTTCACGTCCAGTGAACACGTATAATAAAATTCTCTCTGTTTAAGGTCGTAGTCACGCTTCTGAGGTGCTTCTGAGAAAGCCAGAGAAAAATGCAGCTGGACTTGCGGCCGTAAAACACTCTACAAATTTTACCTTTACTGTCCCAAACAAAGCAGCTATGTTTATGTCTTCCCAGAATCCTCACTGTACAATGTATAGCTTGTCTCCAATGATGGAACTGCATGCAAATGGTTCctatgtgtgtgcacgtgtgctttTCCATCCAGGCTCATggtaaaataattgtaaaataaaaatacagaaaaaaaatgatagtgACAGTTGCTAAAAAGAAGacaacattttattgcatgtgaACTGACTGTGAAGTGCATTTCCAAATTTGACACAGCTGCCCGTTTTTTTTCCAGTCCCAGCCCTGAACTGACTGACACCAGCTCCACAATTTAGAAAACAAATAAGAAACATCCTTGAAAtagaaacacatttaatgaaaagTCTTGACACATGAAAATTATTGCTACGTTTCTGCCATGGCTAATTATGTTACACTCTTACGTTCGTCACCTACACATGAACTGTACAAATACGTATGTCCCTCATTCGGGGGATTAGTGTACCAGATCAAAATACAAACGTATCAAATAAGGCAACAATTCTTTGAGAATTACCCAAAATGTTTGCAATCCTTAATATTCTGTCTACAGTTTGCAGAGGCTTAGAAGTGAAGTTGGAATtgcaaacacaaataaatctgCTGGCCTGCTGAATGCAATGTTGAGATACAATCAAATCCCAGATCCTGGGGGGGTGGGTTACAAATGCGTGTCACATGACAACACATATTAAGGCTTCGACATGTGTAATGTGGAACAAGTGTAGCTCTTTCCCTTAGagtcttctcttttctctaaaGTCTGACTTTGAGCAGCTCGAGGACATCAGCAGAGGTACTCGGATCTGGAACTGTCACTCTTATATGTCAGCTGAGAGTCGATGCTGGACCGAGAGCATAACAGCATCCTCTCCGATTCATGGGTCTGCCTGCGGGCCCATAGGTCATTGCCCTGGCCGTTCATTGTCCTCTGCTTCATTGTCAGCGTCTCGAACTTCACGTAGGTCTCCTTGGAGAGCTCCTCGTCATTCGCATCTCCACTGGAACTGGGCCTTCTGCAGTAGAGCGAGAGAATCTTGTAAATTAGCAGGACGATGAGGGGCACGGCCAGAACGCAGGCAATGGCGCTGGCGATCACCAGCACTTtggtttgtctgtctgtgtttgcagaGTTCAGGGTGGCAAACTCGGTGCACTGCTCCTTCCCTAAAGCAATGGCCTTTGTGGCCAGACAGACCTTGTAGACCTGGTTTGGCTTTAAATCGTCCAGAAGCAACTTCCCTTTGCCAGCTTCCGTCTTCAGGGTCACCTTAGCGTCCTCTTCCTCTGCCGGGAATAAGACAACAGATAGCGGGGCACCGCTGGCCAACCCCTCAGCTTTCCAGATCAGCACTGCACTGTCCGTCATCTCCTCTACCACCTGAAGGTCCTTCAGAGATGGCTTGGATGCCTTCTTCCTGCTTTTATCATCCACAGCATTGTTGTCTGCTGCGCCCTGTTGCATTTTCGAGTCGGGCGGAGACCTTTGAATGCCCTCCCCTGGACCAAGGTCCTTTTGCGTGGGGAAGGTTGTAGTGGTGGTCAGCGGTGCCCTGGTGGTAAATGTGGAAGCAATGGGTGTAGAGACAGACGAGACCCTTGTCAAAGGAATCGGGGATCCTTCCCCGGTGTCTCCCTCAGGCCTCTTGGCAACGTTGTTCGGGGCGGCAGTGGTGGGGTCCACCCCGTCCACGGAGAGAGTGATGGATGCCTCTGCATTGCCAGCCACGTTCTTGGCCTTGCAACGATACTCGCCGGCATCCTTGTAGAGAATCCCATTCAAACTGAGGATGGACCAGCGAATTCCTTCACTCGGTGACTCCTGAACAACTAGGGGCAGAAACAACAGCAAAACAAGATTTGTAGACAAGTTTGATGATACTGAAGAAGTTGAAAGGCTAAGTCATTGCAACAAGCATATTTGTATAATTCCAAAAGCAGTGTCATGATTATGCAGGATGGAtgctaaaatcattaaaaaaaaaaaagatttattagaGACAACAAAAGTATGTGATTATCACACCAAAAGGTttaatttttgatttttttaaaagagaaaattaaataaatatcaaagcaaataataatttaattatggTGGTTTACAAGTTCAGgtgaattaaacattaatttaatgtgtatattatgtaaaaaaaaaaaaaggaaaaacaaaattaatagtTTATGATACAGCAGGAATTTGAATCTCTGTGTCACAGGACACACcaattgtaatgttttttaattagtcTATGTTTTGGTAATagtttttataattaattttttgtaatttagtcattatttaattaaaatttagcctaaacatttttttttacaacaaacacaaactaattcaaaagattttttaaaaaatgcaaatttttcCACTTTTGATGCAAACTATCAAGGTTTAGGTTATGGATTTGAAGAATGTGAAATTAATCAGAGAATCAGCACACCTGTATTGTTGACCTGAGTGCCGTCCGATCTGGTCCAGAACAAGTTGGGTGTTGGATGTCCGGTGGCGTCACAGCGCAGCAACACATTGCTGCCCAGAGGAGACGTGATCTTCGTGGCAGAGGTCATGACAGAGGGCTTGAGGCACTGGTCGAGCTCAGCCCGCTGAAACAGCACCCCCGACAGGTTCTCCGGTCCATTGCATGACAGGAAATAATCCATCATGATCACAGGGGTGTCGGCCATTTTAGAAAGCTCAATGAGTTTGGAAATTTTGCAGTCACAGAACCAAGGATTGTCCTGAAGACCTGTAGCACATCGGggaaagccattgttaaaacAGTTCCTATACCGGCCTCTAGAATTACAGAGTTGCTGTCAGCACACAGAGCAAAAAATGCCTGTGATAGGGCCGGACAGCTGGTGCGAACCTTGCTGTCAATGGGCAGAAGTGTCAGAGAAGGGGAAATATGGCTTGGTGGTGTGAACATCTTCACTGCGTCCTGTGGGAATTCCTAGATCTGGAATAACACGTTCCAggatctttttttgttgtttttttttaactcttacTCTTTACGTCAGGGTGCACACAGAGGATGGCATAAAGAGTTCAAATTGATAATAGTGACATTTTTCTGCACGCACGTTATGTGTGTGCTGTTGCACGTTTGAGCACGGAggatacacacactcaacagaCATGCACTCACATTCACGAACTGTTTACGGAAACACCATTAACAGATTAGCCAGTACTTATGCGAGGGAAGCCTGGTCTATACTGTACTTAATTTGGTCCAGGCACCGGTTCAAAGTGTTATCATGTTGGGCTTTCTGGGATACCCTACGCAGGTTAATGTTCAGTCAAACTATGCcatattacaaatattcaaTTGGTACTGGTAAATATGATGGATTTCACCAAGTGTGTTTTCAGAATATTTTAGAATCCTGCCAAATCttgcattatatatattttttagatcATATGCAAATTACTTGccaatgtttaaaaaacatcaatatttttcttctttttttaaacttttatctATTTTCCTAAACAGGTGTTCAGTACTTTCATAAACAATAAAGTGGAAATCATAATTATCATCAAAAGCCAGTTTCTGCAGTTCTAATCAGGCTTTGCCTTGAACTGCAGCAGCGTACCTAACTAGTTCTTTCTACCAGGATTAGTGAGTCGACCTCGGACACGCCATCATCATCGCCTTACTGGCGTCCAACATGTGCCAACAGCACGGATGTTCTGAATCATGTTCTGTTACTGGCCATAGCACCAGATCAGCCCAAAGTGACTCAGAAGAAAACTATTTTGGCATGCTTcaaaagataaaataatataacataataaatgtttaatgagcaactatattttaaaatgtgttataccattttaaaagaaaacaattatTAATGTGCTTTGCAGTGatttaattgttaaaatatagagaaaataattaagaaataaggtaaaataattttacatttatcttgttttagcAATTTTATCAATTCTGTCacaatttcatttgaaaagcaGGTCAATTGTATTATGCATGttatgtttttaatgcattttcagagaaaattatttaataGTGCAAGAGTGTAAATTGACTCATTTCCAGTAATTACTGGAGTAGGGGCTAAATAATGGGCCTGTGGCCATTCATTACAGACCCGGACGTGACTTTGAGAACCATTGATCTAGATATTGatcttttaatgaaatgtctGTTGTTgattaattagtaaaaaaaagcgACTTACCCAGAATCACTTTCTGCGAGCTGTTGGCACTGAGTGGCACGCCTGAGAAGGGAGGCCAGATGTCCATCAGGTCAGAGGGTAGGGAGGTCAGTTTGTTGCTGGAAATGTCCAGGTATGTGATGTTGACCAGGTAGGGCACTGCTTCTGTGGGTAAACTGGTTATTCGGTTGTTGTGCAGGTCCAGGGTGCGAAGGCTGGGCATCTCCCTGAGAGACTCCCAGGGGAACGTAGCGATCATGTTTCCATCCAGACGCAGCTCATGGAGCGCCTTCAGG of the Denticeps clupeoides chromosome 18, fDenClu1.1, whole genome shotgun sequence genome contains:
- the lrit3a gene encoding leucine-rich repeat, immunoglobulin-like domain and transmembrane domain-containing protein 3a, translating into MRFLFVAHVFLCLAGVVQPFCPSQCTCVYHGRSDGTGTRSVLCNDPDMSNIPVNVPVDTVKLRVEKTAVRRIPTEAFYYLTDLRYLWVTYNAITSVDAGSFYNLKALHELRLDGNMIATFPWESLREMPSLRTLDLHNNRITSLPTEAVPYLVNITYLDISSNKLTSLPSDLMDIWPPFSGVPLSANSSQKVILGLQDNPWFCDCKISKLIELSKMADTPVIMMDYFLSCNGPENLSGVLFQRAELDQCLKPSVMTSATKITSPLGSNVLLRCDATGHPTPNLFWTRSDGTQVNNTVVQESPSEGIRWSILSLNGILYKDAGEYRCKAKNVAGNAEASITLSVDGVDPTTAAPNNVAKRPEGDTGEGSPIPLTRVSSVSTPIASTFTTRAPLTTTTTFPTQKDLGPGEGIQRSPPDSKMQQGAADNNAVDDKSRKKASKPSLKDLQVVEEMTDSAVLIWKAEGLASGAPLSVVLFPAEEEDAKVTLKTEAGKGKLLLDDLKPNQVYKVCLATKAIALGKEQCTEFATLNSANTDRQTKVLVIASAIACVLAVPLIVLLIYKILSLYCRRPSSSGDANDEELSKETYVKFETLTMKQRTMNGQGNDLWARRQTHESERMLLCSRSSIDSQLTYKSDSSRSEYLC